The genomic region CTTCACGTTCGAGTTCCACCAACTGCTCTTCTTTATGCGTCTCCTCTTTTGACTGATGCTCTTGCCGCTTCTGTTCTTCATTAATGACATCATTCTGTACCGTGAGATGTTGCTGGTCTGATTCGAGAATCAGCGACGTTCTCGCCGAACTTTTCTCTGATGCCACCGCACTTTCGTTGCTACTTTTGCGACTGCGGTCGTTAACGCAGAGCTTATCCTTGTCCACGGATTCTCCCTTGCGTTTCATACTGATTTTGGCCGACATAAAGAACTGTTTCAGCATTGCTAATCCGGATTTCCGACGGGTTATATCCTTCGTCTTTTTaccgcctttctttttatcgtcTAGCAATTCGGGATCTTCGTTGCCATCAGCACAAGCTGAACTCTGTTGTTGACTGGAAGCTACAGTAACCTTGTCCTCCTGTTGACTACCTTCTGGTCCTTTTTTGTAGTCGATTTCGTCCGGAACAACGTCTTTTTTATCTACCACATCGTCAACGATGTTCTGACAGTCGACCCTAATTGTGTCTGAATTCTGTTTTGATAGAATGTCGTCCTTTTTGGGGAACAAAGTTGCGTCCTCGTTGACATCGAAATTTGATTGGGAAACTGATTTCTGTTGTTTGTACTCAACAGCATTGCAGGCATCGACAAGACTGTTCATTCTTTTGCTATGCCTTCTAGAACTGCTACCCGAATTAGACGTTTGCAAGTGAGATAGAAGCTTTCCTACGCCAAAACTAGTGGGCAGTTTGGGAACGGATGGTAAACCCTTCTTTTTGTTAACTGTTTTAACTGGTTCGATCTTGGTTTCCGCCACGTTTTCAGAGCTTTTGCTGTTTAAcagcaagaaatttgaaaCGCTCTCGCTCAGGGGTCGAACTTgctttacgtttttctttctaagtTTAGGAGTTTCGCTgatttttttgtcatcttctgctttttctttcctgtccCATTCTTCATTTGGCGATAGTTCGACACGGAAAAATGACCGATTGCTGTCATACGTGCTGTATGTTTTCCCGTGGCCGGGTATGAAACCGAGCGAAAATCTTGAAAATGGGCTTCCCATTTTCTTATCTGTTGTTTCACACTCTTCAGTCGTAAGCAAAACGTCGCTCATCGTTGATTTAGCTTTACGATTGCGATTCGAAACGGGAGATTGAACATTCACGTGAGGGTCGGAAGATCCCGTTTTTGATTTCCTTAAAGTTGATCCTTGTCGTCGCAACACGATCGACGCTTGTAACGCTTGTAACCAAAGTTCACATGATTTTTCATCTGTGGTTCTCTGcatgtaaatttaaaaaaaaaaaaaatgttgtacaTCACGTAGGGTGTGTGCCGATgcggcaaaagaaaagatgtacatatatatacggttgggggtggggggagggTTATGGAAGACCGGGCCCGATCAATAAAGTGACCGTTGGACGGGCCGTCGTCGTTTTGCCCCGGCTGAATCGGCATTTCACGTTTTCTTGCAGAAGATTGTGTAGCAGCAAAGGCAAAACGCGGATCCCCGAAACGAACCTGCGCAGCATTTCCTTTGTCCTGTTATTGCATAAATCGAATCAAAGAACTATACCGCAACTAATGTATAGGCTTGCATTGGTGGGCTTGACGTATTTGGTgtataagtaaaaataatagcaaaaaaatataaaaaaaaaaaacctggaacaaataaaagaaaatggccgacTAACGAGATACTGATCAATCCGATTGTTCAATACGAAAACAGTGGGACGAGGCGGCTGATGGGATGTTTGTATCGACCAGGTCGGCTGGCAATCTCCAGTCAACCGGTAATGTGGTTTTATCGTTTATACGATCGTAATGTAATCAATCATACGATACACGCGCATATTAAGGTTGACAAATCAATCAGAATCGATTCTTCCATATGCAGTGGGCTGTGTTAGGTATAACTTGAGAAAACGTGAAGTCCATATTCAATAAGCCTCAAACGTGGCGTGGTATTTCGATATAAATGAAAGCTTATCCAACATCAATCAAAATGTGAAAATCAACTATCTCTTTTAAATGCTGCGCAATGTTGCGTCGtttttcacattgaaaactGGATCTGCAGCTGCTGAATGATTCTATTACATGAAAAGCCGTTGTTAGAAAACGAGTTATTTAAAGAACGAACTTTAAACACGACCATATAACCATCACTAACTACTACCATACGAATTTGACtgcagttttcttctttttgtgctgTGTTAAACGCACATACACGGTCGGTAAAACGCCAgctttttaaagaaacgctATTTGCTTGCTCTAATTTTACCGATTGATGCGTACACACCGATagcttttaaatgttttactcGCTATCCCAATGGCTGGTTTCGACTGTTTCACGCGTGAACGCACAGGAATGTATATGTATATGCACCTATTCTACGCAGAACGGTTCCATATAATACGGATATGAACGGCAGGCAggagcagcaaaaaaaaaaagaaaaaacaataagacCGGGGAACGTTTGAACGACCGTCGGCCGCGTCCACTAGTTTTTTAAAACGGCGACGAAAGAATAAATATAAGAATAGGCAGCATAAAACTGGAAAAGCCAACGCCTCTATATCCCTCCCTTTTGTCTATTTTCTGGGTGATGGGTAAATATAACTAAATATGGCCGTCTATACTAAGAAACACACAGTGCCATTCTTCtcacttcattattttttctttcgggggCTTCTGACGATGGCGGAGGAGGCCGTGGGATACGACGGATCGTCAACAAGGCGGTTCTGttgggagaaagaaagagaaagaaaaaaaaaaaaggaaattctcATTCCACCTAATCCTTCTCAATATCTCTATTTATTTCAGTCTTCGGTCTCTCCCCCCTCTAGTTTTGGTGCACAGACAAAAGAAGCTGGAAATAAACGTGTCTTTCAAAAGTGTTGTCGACTTCTTTCCTGCTTTCTATATAGACTTCAAATGGAAATAGAACACACACATTTTCGAATTGAAAGAGCAGCTATATAGTTATAGTACGTGATGCGGCATCCATATCATCCAGCGTGgaaaacatagaaaaaataaattgagaagaaaagaacgaatTGTTTGGAACTAATATCACAAATGGGTGAACTTTGATTAGAGCAAACATCAGagacgtggaaaaaaaaagaaaaaaaaaaaagggcggatcATTCCAAAACaggatggagaaaaaaaaatggagtacgacctaataaaatttaaaaaaaacctcagTGAACTTCTTGCGCTTCGGATAAGACGTTTCTATAGAATATTGTTCCAACCAATCCGTGGTATCAAATCCAAAAGGGCGGGCTGAGTCAAAGCATTCGAAAAGGGGGAACTATACAATGCAAGCaggtatatgtatatatacatatgtaCTATagaacatacacacacacacacacatgcacagGGCTATATAATAGTTCCATATGACTGTGTGCATCCGTTTGGCGGTCTTAGCTCTTTTGCGGCACTATTATTTGCCTTTTAGAAGATGATGGAAAAGCAGCAGATGTATCGGCACGTTAGACCGCAAGATCTTCGACAAATATTCCTGAATGACTTGTTTATCCATCCaccatatacacacacagactgCAGACGTACAAGCTGAACGAGAAGAGGGGGACAAAGAATGAtagttcttatttttttttttcggcacgAAGAGGTTGCAGACTGTCGTGATATGGCAAAGGCTGGTCacgaaaaaagagggggggggttatACTGAGTAACACAGTGTGCTGCCGGTAGTCATCTTATACgttcgtcttttatttttttttttcttcttcttttcttctctgttcTGTTTGTTTCCGACGgcctgtctgtgtgtgtgtgcgtatttATTTTCAGAATCGCAGGCGCATACGCGGCCGTCCGCTTTCTTGTGCGCTTTGCCGACTTTATGAGTCGAGGAATGCAAGCGTCTTGCAGTCAACAATTTCCTAGACGTTGTGAATAGCATTCTGTTTCTGTGACgcctcttgtttttgttgggcGGCTGAACTGCGTTACGGACGGCTCGGATCGTTTTTAGCGTGACGGTTAAACGAGCGGTTTAATTGAATTGATTGCAGTAGATGGGGCCTGCATGCCATCTATGGAGGGCTTTGTTAATCATAGTTTAATTCCAGAgaagaagtagaaaaaaaaaattttacgttATAGTTTGAGAGCGACTTTTGCGCAATAGAAGAGTCGGGGATGTTCCGGAGGAAAGGTTTCACGTCGCTTAATATGATAAATTATACGAAATTGCTCAGTTTTATTATAGCAGAATGGAATACTATAAGCTAGCTTGCAATTTTATTACGGAAAGTACACCTTTCGTGAAAGGCAACGCTCGATTTTTTTCTGTCACGATAGCATACCGACCGCCATCTAGCAATTTTGTAAGGAACCATGCACTGTAACTCATGTCATCTACTGctgagaaaaagaacgaatcaAATTTGAGTTTGATCCGTTTGATCACATTGCTACTTCTCCgtcaataaaaatgtaaaacattcATAAACGAATAGTGATTTACGAAAAAATCTAGATGAATGCAATCTGGTTATTTATTTGCCTCTGGTCTGTAAGTGCCATAGGTTAGAATAAAAGATAAGTGAAAAATTCAACTGTCAGTGCAGATACGGCAAGTAGGCAACATACTGAATTGTTAATGATTAAACACTTGTGGCACATAAACCATCGTTGTTTACAGTTCCAGAAGGACAGGCAGATCCAGCAGGCCCTTGCGAATATACGGGCGTGCCGATATAGTTTCCAGCCGGCCCATAGTTGCAAACATACAATCGGTTGTATGGAAGTGTTGGCCAAACCTGGATCAATTGGAAAATGAACCCACTTTTTTAAGTATTCTAATATCATTATTTTGTGAACAATAAGTTCTTACGGCAGTTGATTGGTAGTATGCAACTCCACAGCCAACAGTAATGGTTGTTCCCCAAACTACTGCGGTGTAATGGCCAATAACTTTGGGTGGACTTGATCTACACATCCATAAAGAGCAGAACACAGCAGATGTTAGTTGTTAATTATTCACTATTTTATTCAGGATTGACTTACGGAAAGCTGGTGACATATTCAATTGCCATGTTGTCAACTTCATTGTACCAAGATGTAACAGCTCCATTCCAGTCAGATGTGCCAAGGCTATCAGCAGAGGAACCAGAAATATAAATATTCTGGCCTACTGGAAAACGAGCTGTTTGCAACACAATTATCAAGTTAGGTAACTATCAGCTCATAAATTTTGAgacaaataaatattgaacTCTAGTTCTAGTTCTTGACATAACACCATTACGTTACAGTTTGCATACCGACGTTTCTGCAGGCGTCGTGCCCAAAAACACATTGCTGGGCGTGGGTTTGGGCCATCACGGCGAGTTCATCATCCCAAATCTAGAGAATCGAATTGATTTCCATTTGCATACATCGTAGAATTTACAGGATACGCATGTAAGGTAAGAACAGTATTTGATTCTACTTATAGGCAGGTATCTAGTTTGCACATACCAATTCCCGCATATTGGATGCCGAGGGTTGAGGACCTGGAAGACCACGAGTCTCGAGGCCTTTGGCAACTCGACGGCGATAGTCATTATGCGCTTTTAAAATGATTGGGATCTCGGCTGTAGTGACATTCGATTTAGTTGGGTAGGGGGGTAGACAGGCAGCTCCCCAAGAAGTGCTCTGAACAACCACAAATTCTTAGTTCTAGGATAAATTCTAACTTACAAATTTCCAATTTAAATTATACCGAGTACTTGCAGAGAGTATTGGTATTGGGTGGGCATGTGCTTATAGTACAGTAGGAATTTTGCGCGTGGCCAATATTTGCAGCCCCGAGGACTAGTAGAGCAATAGTTGCGAAATGCATAACTATTCTGTTTAGTTTCTAAACAGCAATAGAATAGAATCAGATATACATTTAAATTGAAAGGTATACTTCATGgcaaaactaaaaatgaaagttATAGTTACCTGAACTGAACGATAGTGAAGTGAAGTTGTAGTGATGAGTGAGTGAAATGGTTTCCGTTTATATACGAATTTGAGAAACCGTAAGTTCATATAATCCTCTGTCAATTGCATTGCAATGCTTTTTTTCGGACGCGCAGATGTTTTTCTTGCAATGATGACCAATCCgtggttttcatttgaaaaaggaaaaccttgGTGGCCTCGTTTTCCGTGAATGTGTCGGGCTGCATTGGTCGGATAAAATGGATGCAAATAATACGAGTCCCCGTGTTGCACGTGGACTGTACGCTATAGAGGGTACGGAAACCGCAGTAGTGGAGATGTTTTCCAAAATATTTGCACTCATTTCGCACCTACGATAGTTGCGTATTTCCAAGGTGATGTGATTCGGTACGTCCTCCGTGCCGTTTCTTGCGGTCGTGACACGTTTAAGTACGATGTGGTGAACTGGTCTACATTTATTGATCAAGGGGGTAAACTCAATAATATTTGTTTACGTTCCCCCTCAACCAGGTTTCATCTTCCTTCTTATTATGGAACGTTTACTGCCTTAATTGTCAAAACTAGTTTTGATTGCGacagattttattttcttaatttatctTTGTTAATTCTTCTAAGTTCATTCGTGTAGATCATGCATGATTTTCTCACTTCTGCATCAGTAAATAAATAGTAAAATACCCCTTTGTTTTCAACAGTCAGCACAACTACTAGAAGGGGGATCAAAAATCTACAATAGTCCGCTTGCTTTTCGCCGCCTTCCGTTGGTTCATCATCCAGCCTCCGCATTGGTGATGGGTATGTTAAATCTTTGTACTATTAAGCTTTTCGTGTCCGTTTTGATGCGCGGTAAAATTCATCTagcagtttttaaaaaataccggTCGCCCATTTGCCAACCAGAAAAGGGTTCGAACGAGTTTATTTATAGCACTGTGTATTTAAACGCTTACTGCATTTTTACTGGAGGAAACGGGTAATcctgaagcaaaaaaagggaagtctGAGGAGGTAACACAACCAGTCCATTTTCTAAATATCGATCATGATGATCATTgtcgatttgttttctttgaacattAGGGCGAGGTGTCATCTAAACAGTTAAATGTAGCGGGAATTTACGTCAAATTCCGCATCGCaaaatagttttgatttttaccGTATTTGTGAATTGGCAATCCGTTTGATTTTTGTCGTGTTTACTTTCTACGTGCCGTTGCAGACCCTTTTTCGTCGTGTATTTCTaggtttccatttttaaattgtcgaatcgaaaacaaaagatgatttttaattaaatagaGTTTAAATTAAATCTTAGCCAGTTTTTACCTTGACGCAAGTTTTACATTGGAAGAATTGCCGagggttttccttttgtttcttccattCTACAGCATTGGACTGAGTAGCAGCAACTTGTACATCTAGCAAGCTTGTAAATTCAGTAAGTTCAGCAAGACATCTTTCTTGAAATTACCTCGAATGTCTTCGACGCTTTTTAACTTCTCCGCAGTCTTTGTATTTCCTTGTTAAGACAACCAATAGTGGCAACGTTATTAAGATTCCTTCTGTACCAATAACAATCAACATCGGCCACAATTTTTGGAACCTTCAAACCTCTCTTTTCCTGATAACCGTTGTCCTAGCAATACGTTAGTACAGAAAACATGTTGAACAATTATGATTAAAATGGAAAGACGGTTCATACTTGCGGCAGATGGAAGTGATGGCAGAGTAAGGTGGGAGAAAATTCAGCGTCTTCTTGGGTCGATCTTTGTAACGGATTAAACTCCGGTTCAATTTGTTTTGCAAAGTCCTCGTTCTGTGCAGAGGACTGTTTGTCGTACTGTTGATCGCGTACACCGATTAATGTGATTTCCTGGACGTTGTAAGGTTGTCGATCGTAAGAAGTGCCAACCTGCGACTCCGATTGTCTATTACTCATGAATGGATTTACGACATCATGGTGGATGTGATTGTATCCGTGGATTGGGATCAACGGAGGGGGAAATGTCATTCTCCTGTTTCACATGTTAGAAGAGAACTAACGGTAAAAAGGATACAAATATAAAGTGTCGTGTTTTTCTTAGAGCCgttaaaagaaacacaatTTGACGTATTTATGTGGGagtcaccaaaaaaaaacggagggtTTCAGCTTTTCTTAGAAGTTGTTGAAGAAAGTTGAACTCTAGTCGAATTTCCTGAACAGCTGCACCGGCTTACGCGTTTCGGCATAAAAATAAAGTGTTCTAtgattttctaattttcttaTATGCGTATGTATTCACTTTGTTCTTATTCGGCATTTATAACTGTAATGTTTTATAGATATAAGGTAATTTACCCTTGCAAGATATTCGGTTAGTAAACGAATTTTAGTAGCATTACTTACAGAGCAATGACGTTTACGTAAACAAAATTTCACTAATAGTTGCACTTATCAACTCTTTCTTATGCTTGCATGAAAATTGCAAAAGTACTCCCCACAGGTGGCAATTTCCAAAATAAAGTGGATAATTGTTGTGGATAATGTCAGAAGGCGCTAGTTTGTCAGAAAATGGGGTACTCATTATGTCGCCACAGCCCTGCTTCATTGGCCACCAGAATGCGAGTGACCTGACGCCGCACTGACTGGCCCAACGAGGAccaaagaaaatttaaacaaaaacaaaacaaaaaatgaatagaggggtttggccttttttccctcttgtcTGTGGCTTAACGCGCTATACCCGTTCGCATTGATGTTTGGAATAGgagaacaaacaataaaacaggTAGTTTCGTATTTCAAAGTTAAACTTGAAATTCTTTACAAGTGCCATGTGATTGCTGTATTTGATTCCATACATTTCTGACAAAGAGTTCCAAGTACAACAATATAACAAAGATAAAATCTTGTTTAACATCTGTTTTCTCGGGCTGGATGACATTCTAAAAGGACTGGGAATTGGACGGGCAGTTGGCCACTTAAGGTTGTATAGTTTCTTCTGCCGACGTTTCCTTCCAGTGGTTTTCTCGTCGTGGTGAACTTTGTTACGTTGGTTAAATTCTGCTTTGAACAAAGCTAATAGGTGAAAATCATTATTGGTTGTGTGTTTAcgtaaattgaaaacaaaactaagTTACAGCCAAGTTTTTCCTAAAATACTCCATCAGGCGAATCGCCGGATCAGGAACATGACGTGTGTCCATTTTATCTGAAATAAGTGGTGAAAGGCACCCAACTAGTTCCCAGCCACGAACAATCAGGTCGTAGACCAGAATGCAGTACCTCGATCCATGATCGAACGTGAACGGCGAATTAAATACTTCAATCACTACTGGAGGGGCACTTTCCCAATCTTGCAATAATGTTGCATAGGCATCCCTACTCATAAGCGAGAAATCTCTGGTATCATCAAGTGGCACTGCGAAAACCATCGGTCTAATCCTGGTGCTGATCACACGAAGATGAAGTTCTCCAGACCGATACAAGGAGAGTAACCTTTCTATTCTCACTATTTTGTACTGATTTTGGATAACGTTGTTTTGCACAGGTAGATCAAGTGTGTACTTCAAATCAATCGCTTGCCGAAGaggttgacatttttctttgaagatGAGTTCTTGGATATGTAAAGGGTTTTCAAATAGAAGTTGTAATCGGTCCGAGATGGATGGTATTTTAACAGGGCAACAATTGGTGTCTTGCATCCTCGATGTCTTGATTTGGAATACGAAGACGATTGACGAACTCTGGCGAAcgataaagaagaaagtcCAGACTCGTGGATGAAGTCAAGTTTGCGGAACGGAAACCCTTGGAAGACTGACACAAGACGAGAcggtaaggaaaaaaaaggcgtatTGACCCTCTCGCGTTTGTTGGCTGCTGCAGCTCGTGTTATTGGTGGGTCCAAAAGTCAACGTACCGTTCGCTTCTAGATTTTGTTGTTCCAAAATTTATGACGACCTCTCTGGTGGCTATTCTTGGAAAGAGATTTTAATCGAGACTGTTTCGACAATAAATTTATGGCACATATGGTGCTTTATAATTTTGAGACAAACCTCTGAAAACTGTGACAAAGTACACCAAGATAGTGTTGTATGGAGGGTAGTCTACGTTTTTATACTTCTATCACGAGCATCTTCGTATAGCATTTACGTCCAACTTACGAATTTTGCATTTAGAATATCAACATctgcaaaagagaaagaaatggtTTTATAAAATTCAGTTTATTTGTAATGACCCTAATGAAGATTTCACCCGCCGTCGTTCTGCGAAGTGCAGCTTTACGACATCCTTATCTTTCCAAACAGTAATCAACATGGCCGTGTAACTTACGCCTGATTTACAAGAAGGTTACATTCCTAACAACGAAATAGTTACCATAATTGTTGTCCTAGTTTTCGTCCAGACTAATTTATATTTCTTCAGCATTGTACAAACGAGTCTTCAAATTCATCTGACCGGCACAATTTATCTGGTAACGTGACCTAACACGGTTATTCAGCAGTCGTTTTAGTTCTGGGTAACAAAATCGGAACGACTCCATTTGCCTGCAACAAAATGGCGTCGCAAAGCCCACCACTATTATCACGatcacaaaacattttctctttttccattataAATATGCTAGTTTCATTGTGAACGTTTTACAGTGTTTCTTGATGTTAGCTAGTTTCTAACCATGTGCATATTGAATATCTGAGCTGAGTTATTTAATATGGACAAGGCTGTAATTTAACGCGTTTCATTACCCGAGACAATGTATCAGAGCCCATATCTGAAATGACAAAtctgcttctcttttttttttttgttttcattttcttttgctaacgacttttattttcttacaaGGTCATCACAAATGGAAAGAGAACCCCAGGGGTTTCTCAAACGTTGCAGCATTGACGATTGTTAGTGTATATCGTCCAAACGTTTAGTTGGAAGCGATGGCTGAAGGTGATAAGTTGTTGGAAAATTGAGCAGTTACCCTTATCGGTGTATTTCAGCATATGTTGTCGATCGTTTACTTGAATCCATCACACAAGTCGAATTCTTCAGTCCATTAAGGTAATATTCCCAAATGGCATTAATTGTTACTGAATTTGCAAATAATCGTGATTCTGCGAAGCTAGAACATTCTGCCATAGCACGTGTTCGAACTTTTTCATGTCGTGTTCACGATTCAGCCAGTTAAACTACAGTTTCATATCTCATAACAGTGTCCTGTCAAATACCCCCTCAATAGATGGCCAACCGGTAAGTAGgcgacgggtcgtctgctCCCAGTCACGGAGGGCAGTCTGGAacctcgccgtctactgtgtggttgaaagaaggagctttgcgctaccgctggcttcccttcgcgtactTGTGTGTGTAATTGTGTTGAACTTGTGAAAGTGTTGCCCTGACAAATACACTTCGTCTTGCCTGAGCTTTGGAATTACCCATCTGTCCTAACGTCTACGCGGCTAC from Daphnia carinata strain CSIRO-1 chromosome 6, CSIRO_AGI_Dcar_HiC_V3, whole genome shotgun sequence harbors:
- the LOC130697738 gene encoding venom allergen 3 homolog; this encodes MQLTEDYMNLRFLKFVYKRKPFHSLITTTSLHYRSVQKLNRIVMHFATIALLVLGAANIGHAQNSYCTISTCPPNTNTLCKYSSTSWGAACLPPYPTKSNVTTAEIPIILKAHNDYRRRVAKGLETRGLPGPQPSASNMRELIWDDELAVMAQTHAQQCVFGHDACRNVARFPVGQNIYISGSSADSLGTSDWNGAVTSWYNEVDNMAIEYVTSFPSSPPKVIGHYTAVVWGTTITVGCGVAYYQSTAVWPTLPYNRLYVCNYGPAGNYIGTPVYSQGPAGSACPSGTVNNDGLCATSV
- the LOC130697739 gene encoding uncharacterized protein LOC130697739, whose amino-acid sequence is MQDTNCCPVKIPSISDRLQLLFENPLHIQELIFKEKCQPLRQAIDLKYTLDLPVQNNVIQNQYKIVRIERLLSLYRSGELHLRVISTRIRPMVFAVPLDDTRDFSLMSRDAYATLLQDWESAPPVVIEVFNSPFTFDHGSRYCILVYDLIVRGWELVGCLSPLISDKMDTRHVPDPAIRLMEYFRKNLALCSKQNLTNVTKFTTTRKPLEGNVGRRNYTTLSGQLPVQFPVLLECHPARENRC